One stretch of Hydrogenovibrio kuenenii DSM 12350 DNA includes these proteins:
- a CDS encoding FecR domain-containing protein codes for MVTRILLIVLLVVSSQAYASIATVAAIKGEANILRADQKLPVHMGDALEEKDQIKTGPNTKVQLIFKDRTIVTIGKNTLFSIPQYVYGDAKTSKVQFHLSKGVFKSMTGKIGAIAKQRFKIKTATATIGIRGTIYIVRVNGDKTQLSTLDGATYMQLNSNGKVYDVPAGKSLKYDAKTGRVSLQNLTIKTVMIQKDPPQSDKEQLEDAIQAQTDDSGGAQAGHDSLLLNVGNVKTDDDNSGDVQLESQTNDSSINSIVLSQTNLPAGTDEQINQTTISIPYQVVAGQDNYNEYGYWADKNSAQLTTPFTNPLSGISQTPAASIDGFSGSAAYTGNLVAISGTEHTTGSILMQVDFGTKAVSGALNDLTINGNKWDNNFTGSLSSSGISVTHFTPKNTPSMSSISGSLNGQLYGNNAQGVAGTFNLSGTKISGGSASVSGSYAAKGDGP; via the coding sequence ATGGTCACACGTATTTTATTGATCGTTTTACTGGTTGTGTCAAGCCAAGCGTATGCCTCTATTGCAACGGTAGCTGCCATTAAAGGAGAAGCGAATATTTTGAGGGCGGATCAAAAGTTGCCGGTCCATATGGGCGATGCTCTCGAGGAAAAAGATCAGATCAAAACGGGACCTAATACTAAAGTACAACTTATCTTTAAAGATAGAACCATTGTTACCATTGGTAAAAACACACTCTTTTCTATACCGCAATATGTCTATGGTGATGCTAAAACCTCAAAAGTACAGTTCCACCTTTCTAAAGGCGTGTTTAAGTCGATGACAGGTAAAATCGGCGCAATAGCTAAGCAGCGTTTTAAGATCAAAACCGCTACTGCAACCATTGGTATTCGAGGGACAATTTACATTGTTCGTGTCAATGGCGATAAAACACAGCTTTCGACATTGGACGGTGCAACCTATATGCAACTGAATTCAAATGGAAAGGTTTACGATGTGCCGGCAGGTAAATCTTTAAAATATGATGCAAAAACAGGGCGTGTGAGCTTACAAAACCTGACCATTAAGACTGTAATGATTCAAAAAGATCCACCGCAGTCGGACAAAGAGCAGTTGGAAGATGCAATTCAAGCTCAAACGGATGATTCTGGTGGCGCTCAAGCAGGGCATGACTCATTGCTGCTTAATGTTGGGAATGTAAAGACAGATGATGACAATTCAGGTGATGTTCAATTGGAGAGTCAGACTAATGATAGCAGTATTAATTCCATCGTATTAAGTCAAACAAATTTGCCCGCAGGAACCGATGAACAAATAAATCAGACGACTATCTCTATTCCTTATCAGGTAGTAGCAGGTCAAGACAATTATAATGAGTATGGTTATTGGGCAGATAAAAATTCGGCGCAGTTAACGACGCCTTTTACGAATCCATTGTCCGGTATTTCACAAACTCCAGCAGCAAGTATTGATGGCTTTAGCGGTAGCGCCGCTTATACTGGTAATTTAGTAGCCATTTCAGGTACTGAGCACACGACAGGATCAATTTTGATGCAAGTGGATTTTGGTACTAAGGCTGTAAGCGGCGCACTCAACGATCTGACCATTAATGGTAATAAGTGGGATAACAATTTTACAGGTAGCCTATCATCCTCAGGGATTAGTGTGACGCATTTTACGCCTAAAAATACCCCAAGCATGTCGAGTATTTCCGGCAGCCTAAACGGGCAATTGTATGGTAATAATGCACAAGGCGTTGCCGGAACATTTAATCTTTCTGGCACCAAAATTTCTGGAGGGTCGGCTAGTGTATCCGGCTCCTATGCCGCAAAAGGTGACGGTCCTTAG
- a CDS encoding tetratricopeptide repeat protein: MNFKKATAILAVIFCSIISTSLKAQDQQASVDRPEVNYPQALALYKQKNYQAAYQAFLQLVSTDYGNVNYNYYLGRSAFFVKDYHESIAAYERILISYPYNQRAKLELGRLYYEQGDFVQSRRYLTEILNSNAPQTVKNNIRVYLARMNAIDNKPHNTLRGTLLGSAFYDSNLNYSPQSDSFQLPSGKLNFPSDIGAWGSEQMLMLNHRYDNPKKFGFAIKNDITLYNRWLPNHSDYNILYGSYMPALSWHKHGWTTDAALYFDDMSYGKNPYMMSYGIAPSVSYMPNLTQNISAQLKFINKDYQQSVYKDRNAQFTQLAVLYQKREGALWSWYGQGVYEMEQKQRTSTSVNVDYQAITARAGVNYMFQKNLSLGLAGEYQQKSYSENDFWLKSLSGLSKHQVNNKMALTAMVTKNFQKTLSAQLKLSVIKNNSNIKIYEYQKNALTLNLIKRF, from the coding sequence ATGAATTTTAAGAAAGCAACGGCGATTTTAGCGGTTATATTTTGCTCGATAATTTCAACTTCACTAAAGGCACAAGACCAACAAGCATCTGTCGATAGACCGGAAGTTAATTACCCTCAAGCATTAGCGTTATACAAACAAAAAAACTACCAGGCTGCCTATCAGGCATTTTTACAGTTAGTTTCAACTGATTATGGCAATGTTAATTACAACTACTATCTAGGCCGTTCGGCATTTTTTGTTAAAGACTATCATGAGTCAATTGCCGCCTATGAACGTATTTTGATTAGTTACCCATATAACCAGCGTGCCAAATTGGAGTTAGGGCGTTTGTATTATGAACAGGGAGATTTTGTTCAATCCAGGCGTTACTTAACGGAAATTTTGAATTCAAATGCACCGCAAACAGTAAAAAATAATATCCGTGTGTATTTGGCGAGAATGAATGCGATAGATAATAAGCCTCATAATACTCTTAGAGGCACTCTGTTAGGTTCGGCATTTTATGATTCCAATCTAAATTATTCGCCGCAATCTGATAGTTTTCAGCTGCCTTCAGGGAAGCTTAATTTTCCTTCTGACATTGGTGCTTGGGGAAGTGAGCAAATGTTGATGCTAAACCATCGTTATGATAATCCTAAGAAGTTTGGTTTTGCCATTAAAAATGACATTACGCTTTATAATCGCTGGCTTCCTAACCATTCGGATTACAACATTTTATACGGTAGTTATATGCCGGCGCTATCATGGCATAAACATGGTTGGACAACAGATGCCGCACTCTATTTTGACGATATGAGTTATGGCAAAAACCCTTATATGATGTCTTACGGCATAGCGCCATCTGTCAGTTATATGCCTAATCTGACACAGAATATTTCGGCTCAGTTGAAGTTTATAAACAAAGATTATCAACAATCCGTCTACAAAGATCGTAATGCGCAATTCACTCAGTTGGCTGTGTTGTATCAGAAACGAGAGGGCGCTTTATGGAGCTGGTATGGACAAGGTGTGTATGAAATGGAACAAAAACAACGTACTTCCACATCGGTAAATGTTGATTATCAAGCGATAACCGCTCGTGCGGGAGTAAACTACATGTTTCAAAAGAATTTAAGTTTAGGTCTAGCAGGTGAATATCAACAGAAAAGTTATTCTGAAAATGATTTTTGGCTAAAAAGTCTAAGCGGGCTAAGCAAGCATCAAGTTAATAATAAGATGGCTTTAACTGCAATGGTAACAAAGAATTTCCAGAAAACTTTGTCAGCACAGTTGAAGCTATCTGTTATAAAAAATAACTCCAATATTAAAATTTATGAATATCAGAAAAACGCTTTGACGTTAAATCTGATAAAACGTTTTTAA
- a CDS encoding CHASE2 domain-containing protein — translation MTRLGKWKIFTHFSVIALGLTILLGGYLFIPQAFLSLDNRLRDFLFLARGPIPTTGQVVIVDLDDASLKKYGQWPWSRDLFAKLLQKLANDGAGIVGLDIVFSEADRTSPARLAKRYHFPDKNLPDFDQVMAKTLAQTPTILGYVFQMNTPTPGADAPNIPAIFIERGFSKNTDVLKPEGVLANIPILQNSAYSSGFFNNVPDESGMVRSVPLVMKYDGMIYPSLSLEMIRIATQVNKVYVNYSDLGVESIQLGKMFIPTDPGGRLFVNYRGPGHTFHYISAAKVLENKVDPKELEGKFILIGTSAAGLLDLRSMPFDNVYPGVEAHANVIDNILKGDFLTRPSWIIAADMLVISVTFLLSYLLLIRLNALWAFTIFLAEAVGLYYFYFHMLFTEGIVFNILFGVFALVAAFFFSLLVNFFFETRQKMMLRGKLSSKVSPAVMEEILKNEAGNVMEGDTREVTIFFSDVRNFTNISEALSNPQTLIHFLNEYMEPMTDVIVHAEGTVDKFIGDAIMAYWNAPIDVKDHADKAVAASLRQIAMLKDINEKIRQDERFQAVVKMSDANGVPPLDIGIGLNTGQAIVGEMGSAGRSDYTVIGDAINLGSRLESLCKFYNSKVTISNFTKEQLKQDYIFRFLDLVTVKGKTEPVEVWQVHDFGQAEGRMKEELDKHHHAIALYKQAKFVEAIDMLKDLESWPDKTNQNIYKIYIERCEHYIEEPPEDFNGVFIHKTKG, via the coding sequence ATGACAAGACTCGGCAAATGGAAAATTTTTACCCATTTTAGTGTCATAGCTTTAGGGTTGACCATTCTTTTGGGAGGATACCTGTTTATTCCTCAAGCCTTTCTTTCGTTGGACAATCGTTTAAGAGATTTCCTATTTTTAGCACGCGGCCCTATTCCTACTACAGGCCAAGTGGTGATTGTTGACTTGGATGATGCCAGTTTAAAAAAGTATGGTCAATGGCCGTGGAGTCGCGATTTGTTTGCCAAACTTTTACAAAAATTGGCAAATGACGGTGCGGGGATTGTAGGGCTAGATATTGTTTTCTCTGAAGCTGATAGAACATCTCCAGCGCGCCTAGCAAAGCGCTATCACTTTCCAGATAAAAATTTACCCGATTTTGATCAAGTCATGGCTAAGACCTTGGCGCAAACCCCGACGATTTTGGGGTATGTGTTTCAAATGAACACACCTACACCTGGAGCAGATGCACCTAATATTCCCGCCATTTTTATTGAAAGGGGCTTTTCGAAAAATACCGATGTGCTAAAGCCAGAAGGTGTGCTTGCCAATATTCCAATATTGCAGAATTCTGCCTATAGCAGTGGCTTCTTTAATAACGTGCCTGATGAATCGGGTATGGTGCGGAGTGTTCCGTTAGTAATGAAGTATGATGGCATGATTTATCCTTCGCTATCATTAGAAATGATTCGAATCGCAACGCAAGTCAATAAAGTCTATGTAAACTATTCGGACTTGGGAGTTGAGTCGATTCAGCTGGGTAAGATGTTTATCCCAACAGATCCTGGTGGTCGCTTGTTTGTGAACTATCGTGGTCCAGGGCATACCTTTCATTACATCAGTGCAGCAAAAGTTCTTGAAAATAAAGTCGACCCTAAAGAACTGGAAGGCAAATTCATTTTAATCGGAACCTCAGCGGCCGGGCTATTGGATTTGCGGTCGATGCCTTTTGATAATGTTTACCCTGGTGTGGAAGCTCACGCAAATGTTATAGATAATATTCTAAAAGGCGATTTCCTAACACGCCCGAGCTGGATTATCGCTGCTGACATGCTTGTTATCAGTGTCACTTTTCTGTTGTCTTATTTATTGTTGATTCGTTTGAATGCCCTTTGGGCATTTACTATTTTTCTTGCGGAAGCAGTAGGCCTTTACTATTTCTATTTTCATATGCTGTTTACCGAAGGTATAGTGTTCAATATCTTGTTCGGTGTATTCGCATTAGTCGCAGCATTCTTCTTCTCGTTACTGGTCAACTTCTTCTTCGAAACACGTCAAAAAATGATGTTGAGAGGCAAGCTTTCAAGCAAAGTCAGCCCAGCAGTTATGGAAGAAATCTTAAAAAATGAAGCTGGCAATGTAATGGAAGGCGATACGCGTGAAGTCACCATCTTTTTCTCTGATGTGCGTAACTTCACCAATATTTCTGAAGCTCTCTCTAATCCGCAAACGCTCATTCACTTTTTGAATGAGTATATGGAACCAATGACGGACGTAATCGTCCATGCAGAAGGAACTGTAGATAAATTCATCGGTGATGCCATTATGGCTTATTGGAATGCTCCGATAGACGTAAAAGATCATGCCGATAAAGCGGTAGCTGCAAGCTTGCGCCAAATCGCTATGTTAAAGGACATTAATGAAAAAATTCGTCAAGATGAGCGTTTTCAAGCCGTGGTCAAAATGTCTGATGCGAACGGTGTGCCACCACTGGATATTGGCATAGGCTTGAATACTGGGCAAGCGATTGTGGGGGAAATGGGCTCTGCCGGGCGAAGTGACTATACCGTTATTGGTGATGCAATTAACTTGGGATCTCGTTTAGAGTCTTTGTGTAAATTTTATAATTCGAAAGTCACTATTTCCAACTTCACCAAAGAACAACTTAAACAAGACTATATCTTCCGTTTTCTAGATTTGGTTACAGTGAAAGGTAAAACAGAGCCAGTTGAAGTTTGGCAAGTCCATGACTTTGGTCAAGCAGAAGGGCGAATGAAAGAAGAACTGGACAAGCACCATCATGCGATTGCACTATATAAACAAGCGAAGTTTGTTGAGGCAATAGATATGCTTAAAGACCTGGAAAGCTGGCCGGATAAAACCAATCAAAATATCTATAAGATTTATATAGAGCGTTGTGAGCACTATATTGAAGAGCCACCAGAAGACTTTAATGGCGTATTCATACATAAAACCAAAGGCTAG